A single genomic interval of Blattabacterium sp. (Nauphoeta cinerea) harbors:
- the folE gene encoding GTP cyclohydrolase I FolE, with product MEEKHKKNLRKEKLNCIFNHSINTDRFLQNNVCFDSDENKIERIEKHFFQIMKILGLDMNDDSLRKTPKRVAKMFIQEIFSGLNSKNIPNFSIFENKYKYNQMLIEKNITVYSTCEHHFLPIVGKAHVGYISNGKVVGLSKINRIVNFYAKRPQVQERLTMQIVQSLQKMLETQDVACVIEAKHLCVNSRGIKDIDSSTVTTELIGAFKKNWEIRNEFLHYIGIS from the coding sequence ATGGAAGAAAAACATAAAAAAAATTTAAGAAAAGAAAAATTAAATTGTATTTTCAATCATTCAATCAATACAGATCGTTTTTTACAGAATAATGTTTGTTTTGATAGTGATGAAAATAAAATTGAAAGAATCGAAAAACATTTTTTTCAGATTATGAAAATTTTAGGTTTAGATATGAATGATGATAGTTTACGTAAAACACCTAAACGGGTGGCAAAAATGTTTATACAAGAGATATTTAGTGGTCTAAACTCAAAAAATATACCTAATTTTTCCATTTTTGAAAATAAATATAAATACAATCAGATGTTAATAGAAAAAAATATAACAGTTTATTCTACTTGTGAACATCATTTCCTTCCTATAGTAGGAAAAGCTCATGTAGGTTATATTTCTAACGGAAAAGTAGTAGGTCTTTCTAAAATCAATAGAATTGTAAATTTTTATGCCAAAAGACCACAAGTTCAAGAACGTTTAACAATGCAAATTGTCCAATCTTTGCAAAAGATGTTAGAAACACAAGATGTTGCTTGTGTTATAGAGGCAAAGCATTTATGCGTAAATTCTCGTGGAATTAAGGATATAGATAGTAGCACTGTCACGACTGAATTAATAGGGGCTTTCAAAAAAAATTGGGAAATTCGAAATGAATTTTTGCATTATATTGGAATTTCTTAA
- the nadE gene encoding NAD(+) synthase gives MIKAEKIIKYIVSWLKEYIQKYQSNGFIIGISGGIDSSVTSFLVAMTRFPTLMLEMPILENKNFLPIKHAKFLTKKFSNVSYLKKDLSILFQTFCHVTNGIESSKLSLALANVKSRIRMLTLYYYANVKNYLVVGTGNKVEDFGVGFFTKYGDGGVDLHPIADLTKSEVRFIAKKLNIIDEIQKAKPTDGLWDDHRSDEDQLGATYEELEWAMEVMKKKDYTFSEMEYQIFKKYQILHKKNLHKMIPIPVCKIPDQIKTGK, from the coding sequence ATGATAAAAGCAGAAAAAATAATTAAATATATTGTTTCTTGGTTAAAAGAATATATTCAAAAATATCAATCTAATGGTTTTATTATTGGAATATCTGGAGGAATCGATTCTTCAGTCACATCTTTTTTAGTAGCTATGACAAGATTTCCTACTCTTATGTTAGAAATGCCTATTTTAGAAAATAAAAATTTTTTACCTATAAAACATGCAAAATTTTTGACAAAAAAATTTTCTAACGTTTCTTATCTTAAAAAAGACTTATCTATTTTGTTCCAAACTTTTTGTCATGTAACTAATGGGATTGAAAGCTCAAAACTATCTTTAGCATTAGCTAATGTAAAATCTCGTATTCGTATGTTAACTTTATACTATTATGCGAATGTTAAAAATTATCTTGTTGTTGGAACCGGAAACAAAGTGGAAGATTTTGGAGTCGGTTTTTTTACAAAATATGGAGACGGAGGAGTAGATTTACATCCTATAGCTGATTTAACTAAAAGTGAAGTCCGTTTTATAGCTAAAAAATTAAATATCATTGATGAAATTCAAAAAGCAAAACCAACGGATGGACTTTGGGATGATCATCGATCAGATGAAGATCAATTAGGGGCTACTTATGAGGAATTAGAATGGGCAATGGAAGTTATGAAAAAAAAAGATTACACTTTTTCTGAAATGGAATATCAAATTTTTAAAAAATATCAAATTTTACATAAAAAAAATTTACACAAGATGATTCCTATTCCTGTATGTAAAATACCTGATCAAATAAAAACAGGAAAATGA
- the tsaB gene encoding tRNA (adenosine(37)-N6)-threonylcarbamoyltransferase complex dimerization subunit type 1 TsaB, whose amino-acid sequence MSLILNLETSTKNCSVCIAKNGTSLTCVEENSEEYLHSEKLHTFIQYAINISGIHIKDLKSICVSKGPGSYTSLRIAASSARGLCSSLDIPLLSIDSLTVMSSKINIKKGFLIPMIHAKSDFFYISLFNELKERLNPIKIKKLDDNFFESFLRYNKVYFVGNIPINNRKFFFGKNEFLYKIPSAMDMSYISYKKFCEKKFNDIEKFIPFYL is encoded by the coding sequence ATGTCTTTAATTTTAAATTTAGAAACTTCTACAAAAAATTGTTCAGTCTGTATTGCTAAAAATGGAACAAGTCTAACTTGTGTAGAAGAAAATTCTGAAGAATATCTTCATTCAGAAAAATTGCATACATTCATACAATATGCTATAAATATTTCCGGCATTCATATTAAGGATTTAAAATCTATTTGTGTAAGCAAAGGGCCTGGATCTTATACTTCTCTGAGAATAGCAGCGTCCTCTGCTAGAGGATTATGTTCTTCTTTGGATATTCCTTTATTATCTATAGATTCATTGACTGTAATGAGTAGCAAAATAAACATAAAAAAAGGATTTTTAATTCCCATGATACATGCTAAATCTGATTTTTTTTATATTTCGTTATTTAATGAATTAAAAGAAAGATTGAATCCTATTAAAATAAAAAAATTAGACGATAATTTTTTTGAATCTTTTTTAAGATATAATAAAGTCTATTTTGTAGGAAATATTCCTATTAATAACAGAAAATTTTTTTTCGGAAAAAATGAATTTTTATACAAAATTCCATCTGCAATGGACATGTCTTACATATCTTACAAAAAATTTTGCGAAAAAAAATTTAATGATATAGAAAAATTTATTCCTTTTTATTTATAA
- a CDS encoding TrkH family potassium uptake protein encodes MIQIRLQNFLGIFTPIIFIYIILSLGWNTFQFFNVEIILGIVSIISILHFFILFDKNLEKGYRSMIFLSFLILIFSLIFSFIKILFYDNGKMTSDIKISALISLILYILIRVTYFMRIVYVKIHNPVFIFITSFVFLSFLGSILLMLPASTVKKISFIDALFTSTSAVCVTGLVVLDTAKDFTHLGRVFILILIELGGLGILTITSFFSYFFRDGFSFKEAIFVSNFLNTKTTSNVLSLAVKVVMFTLTVEFIGALFIYFSVKNNKNTIESDSILFFSIFHSISAFCNSGFSTLSQGLYSQSVRLNYLFQLIIAFLLILGGIGFNILFNFFTYIWLTIKKYFLKIFKDEDLRCPAHVVTLNTQIVILTTFFLLFFGTVFYYISEYHFSLSEHSSFYGKWIASFFSSATSRTAGFHVLNMNALTPVTILFTIFLMWIGASPASTGGGIKTSTFALALMNIISLSIGKNRLEIQRREISAESIRLSFSIIMLSIIVIYISILIIIFLDPEKNILFISFEVVSAFSTAGLSLGITSNLSNGSKLILILLMLLGRIGVLNVMIGLLRKNKIDSHHYYRYPKGNILIN; translated from the coding sequence ATGATCCAAATTAGATTACAGAATTTTTTGGGGATATTTACTCCAATTATATTTATTTATATAATTCTTTCTTTAGGATGGAATACTTTTCAATTTTTTAATGTAGAAATTATTTTAGGAATTGTATCAATAATAAGTATTTTACATTTTTTTATTCTTTTTGATAAAAACCTTGAAAAAGGTTATAGATCCATGATTTTTTTATCCTTTTTGATATTGATTTTTTCTCTTATTTTTTCTTTTATAAAAATTTTATTTTATGATAATGGAAAAATGACTTCAGATATAAAAATATCCGCACTTATTAGTTTAATTCTATACATACTGATTCGTGTTACTTATTTTATGCGAATCGTGTATGTCAAAATACATAATCCTGTTTTCATATTTATTACAAGTTTTGTTTTTTTATCTTTTTTGGGATCTATTTTATTAATGTTACCTGCATCTACAGTAAAAAAAATATCATTCATAGATGCTTTGTTTACTTCTACCAGTGCTGTCTGTGTGACAGGATTGGTCGTATTAGATACAGCAAAGGATTTTACACATTTAGGAAGAGTTTTTATACTTATATTAATAGAATTAGGAGGATTAGGTATTTTAACTATAACTTCTTTCTTTAGTTATTTTTTTAGAGATGGATTTTCTTTTAAAGAAGCTATTTTTGTTAGTAATTTTTTGAATACAAAAACAACAAGCAACGTTCTTAGTTTAGCAGTGAAAGTCGTTATGTTTACTCTAACAGTGGAATTTATAGGAGCTTTATTCATTTATTTTTCTGTTAAAAATAATAAAAATACTATAGAATCTGATAGTATCTTGTTTTTTTCTATTTTTCATTCTATATCTGCTTTTTGTAATAGTGGTTTTTCTACCTTAAGCCAAGGTTTATATTCACAATCTGTAAGATTGAATTATTTATTTCAACTTATTATTGCTTTTTTATTAATACTAGGAGGTATAGGTTTCAATATTTTATTTAATTTTTTTACATACATATGGTTAACTATCAAAAAATATTTTTTGAAAATTTTTAAAGATGAAGATTTACGATGTCCTGCACATGTGGTAACTTTAAATACACAAATCGTTATACTAACAACTTTTTTTCTCCTTTTTTTCGGAACCGTTTTTTATTACATTAGTGAATACCATTTTTCTCTTTCAGAACATTCTTCATTTTATGGAAAATGGATAGCTTCTTTTTTTTCCTCAGCTACATCTAGAACAGCGGGGTTTCATGTATTAAATATGAATGCTTTAACACCGGTTACTATTTTATTTACTATTTTTTTGATGTGGATAGGGGCTTCTCCAGCTTCTACTGGTGGAGGAATTAAAACAAGCACTTTCGCGTTAGCATTAATGAATATTATTTCTTTGTCTATAGGAAAAAATAGATTAGAAATACAGAGAAGAGAAATATCTGCGGAATCTATTCGATTATCTTTTTCAATCATTATGTTATCTATAATAGTGATATATATAAGTATTTTAATTATAATTTTTTTGGATCCAGAAAAAAATATCCTGTTTATTTCTTTTGAAGTCGTTTCAGCTTTTTCTACAGCAGGATTATCTTTAGGAATTACTTCCAATTTATCCAATGGAAGTAAATTAATTTTAATACTTTTAATGTTATTAGGAAGAATAGGTGTATTGAATGTCATGATTGGTTTATTAAGAAAAAATAAAATTGACTCTCATCATTATTACAGATATCCTAAAGGAAATATTCTTATTAATTGA
- a CDS encoding TrkA family potassium uptake protein, producing the protein MKIIIIGLGNFGRSLALNLTDNGHEVFGIDHKMEKVDLLKDHIANVVCMDANNEAAYKVLPIQQADLGIVAIGENEGSSIVTTAILKKYKHLRIVSRSLSKIHDTILEAMGINDVVHPEQDAAFRLTKQISFNYALDYFRIDNKHSIAEVFSPYSFSGKSVKSLKLTQKYSVSLITVIRDIKKPMSSKGTSTRKVIGLVTGDTLLQEGDILTLFGSNKSIMNFVKDKK; encoded by the coding sequence ATGAAGATTATAATTATTGGATTAGGAAATTTTGGAAGATCTTTGGCTCTTAATTTAACTGATAATGGACATGAAGTATTTGGCATAGATCATAAGATGGAAAAAGTAGATTTATTAAAAGATCATATAGCAAATGTAGTATGTATGGATGCCAATAACGAAGCGGCTTATAAAGTGTTACCAATTCAACAAGCAGATTTGGGGATTGTAGCTATTGGAGAAAACGAAGGTTCATCAATAGTGACTACAGCTATATTAAAAAAATATAAGCATTTAAGAATTGTTAGTAGATCTTTATCTAAAATACATGATACAATATTAGAAGCTATGGGCATTAATGATGTAGTTCATCCAGAACAAGACGCCGCGTTTCGATTGACCAAACAAATATCTTTTAATTACGCTTTAGATTATTTTAGAATAGACAATAAGCATTCTATAGCAGAAGTATTTTCTCCATATTCTTTTAGTGGAAAATCTGTTAAAAGTTTAAAACTGACACAAAAATATTCAGTATCTTTAATTACTGTAATACGAGATATTAAAAAACCAATGTCTTCTAAAGGAACTTCAACAAGAAAAGTCATAGGATTGGTTACAGGAGATACTCTTTTACAGGAAGGAGACATCTTAACTCTTTTTGGTTCTAATAAATCTATTATGAATTTTGTAAAGGATAAAAAATAA
- a CDS encoding cytochrome c, translating to MNKYFYRFIILNIISSVFFLESCWFDKTKPNVVYMPDMYYSEAYEPYSDPDFNNQNNKKIKIPLFKEKTSSLFPVKGTISRNYLFYNFTDFENKGLNDSKNIIQNPLQNNHFEKMKVTIKKGEKLYKINCSICHGKNGDGQGELVKNEKILGVPNYKDRDITIGSIYYVITYGKNNMSSYASQLNETDRWRVSEYVMFLKKNK from the coding sequence ATGAATAAATATTTTTATAGATTTATTATTTTAAACATAATATCATCAGTATTTTTTTTAGAATCTTGTTGGTTTGACAAAACGAAACCCAATGTAGTATATATGCCTGACATGTATTATTCAGAAGCATATGAACCTTATTCTGATCCTGATTTTAATAATCAGAATAATAAAAAAATAAAAATTCCTCTATTTAAAGAAAAAACTTCTTCATTATTTCCAGTAAAAGGAACTATTTCTAGAAATTATTTGTTTTATAATTTTACAGATTTTGAAAATAAAGGATTGAATGATTCAAAAAATATCATTCAAAATCCATTGCAAAACAATCATTTCGAAAAAATGAAAGTTACAATAAAAAAAGGAGAAAAATTATATAAAATTAATTGTTCTATATGTCACGGTAAAAATGGAGATGGACAAGGAGAATTAGTAAAAAATGAAAAAATTTTAGGAGTCCCTAATTATAAAGATAGAGACATAACTATTGGAAGTATTTATTATGTTATTACATATGGAAAAAATAATATGAGTTCTTATGCTTCACAATTGAATGAAACAGATAGATGGAGAGTATCAGAATATGTTATGTTTTTAAAAAAAAATAAATAA
- a CDS encoding DUF3341 domain-containing protein codes for MIKNNEMNTYVHALYDNDYTLIKSIKIIQYHNYDIHEVYSPFPIHNLTEVLKLKKTNLSFLSFIYGLLGFCMACILTWYTMIWDWPQNIGGKPSFSWIRNFPSFIPVIFELSIFFSAHFMCITYLIQCKLFPGRISKNPDPRTTDNMFLIEIYTEKNITQLVDLLKQYGAIEVIIKK; via the coding sequence ATGATAAAAAATAACGAAATGAATACATATGTACATGCATTATATGATAATGATTATACCCTTATAAAGAGTATAAAAATTATACAATATCATAATTATGATATACATGAAGTTTATTCTCCTTTTCCTATTCATAATTTGACTGAAGTGTTAAAATTAAAAAAAACGAATTTATCTTTTTTATCTTTTATATATGGATTATTAGGTTTTTGTATGGCTTGTATATTAACTTGGTATACTATGATTTGGGATTGGCCTCAAAATATTGGAGGAAAACCCTCTTTTTCTTGGATAAGAAATTTTCCTTCTTTTATTCCTGTTATATTTGAATTATCAATTTTTTTTTCTGCACATTTTATGTGTATTACTTATTTGATTCAATGCAAATTATTTCCAGGACGTATATCCAAAAATCCGGATCCCAGAACTACTGATAACATGTTTTTGATAGAAATTTATACGGAAAAAAATATCACTCAATTAGTAGATCTACTCAAACAATATGGGGCAATAGAGGTAATTATAAAAAAATAA
- the nrfD gene encoding NrfD/PsrC family molybdoenzyme membrane anchor subunit: protein MLNHNESPIRKPLILGKKTYKNITDDIFNPIKNKAGNLWWISLFLSILAFLWGLGCIFYTIGTGIGVWGLNRTINWAWDITNFVWWVGIGHAGTLISAVLLLFRQKWRLSINRSAEAMTIFAVIQAGLFPIIHMGRPWNAHWVLPIPNQFGTLWPNFNSPLLWDVFAISTYFSVSTVFWFMGLIPDFAMIRDRISDPFQKRIYSILSFGWGGTSKDWQRFEEISLILAGLCTPLVFSVHTIVSFDFSTSVIKGWHSTIFPPYFVAGAIFSGFAMVQTLLGVARKVLSLENYITRNHIEYMNMIILLTGGIVLLAYISEFILAWYSGDPFEKFIYFSVEASKGPFWWAFWALIICNVMIPQFLWIKSVRRSFFWSYFIAIIINIGMWFERFDIIVLNLSHDYLPSSWTGFVPSFVDVGIFIGTIGLFFILYLLYIRVFPVISQSELKTILKSDHDKK, encoded by the coding sequence ATGTTAAATCATAACGAATCTCCTATAAGAAAACCCTTGATTTTAGGAAAAAAAACATATAAAAATATTACCGATGACATATTCAATCCTATAAAGAATAAAGCTGGAAATTTATGGTGGATATCTTTATTTCTTTCTATTTTAGCTTTTTTGTGGGGATTGGGGTGTATTTTTTATACAATCGGAACAGGTATAGGTGTGTGGGGTTTAAATCGAACAATTAATTGGGCTTGGGATATTACCAATTTTGTTTGGTGGGTTGGAATTGGTCATGCTGGAACTTTGATTTCAGCTGTTTTATTATTATTTCGACAAAAATGGCGTTTATCTATTAATCGTTCAGCAGAAGCAATGACAATTTTTGCAGTAATACAAGCTGGATTATTTCCTATAATTCATATGGGAAGACCATGGAATGCACATTGGGTGTTACCTATTCCTAATCAGTTTGGAACTTTGTGGCCCAATTTTAATTCGCCTTTATTATGGGATGTATTTGCAATTAGTACTTATTTTTCTGTTTCTACAGTTTTTTGGTTTATGGGATTAATTCCAGACTTTGCTATGATACGAGATCGTATTTCAGATCCTTTTCAAAAAAGGATATATAGCATTCTTAGTTTTGGATGGGGAGGGACCTCAAAAGATTGGCAAAGGTTTGAAGAGATATCTTTAATTTTAGCTGGTTTATGCACTCCATTGGTATTTTCTGTGCATACCATAGTTTCTTTTGATTTTTCAACTTCTGTCATAAAAGGCTGGCATAGTACAATATTTCCTCCTTATTTTGTAGCAGGAGCTATATTTTCAGGATTTGCTATGGTACAAACTTTATTAGGTGTTGCAAGAAAAGTTCTTTCTCTAGAAAATTATATTACCAGAAATCATATCGAATATATGAATATGATTATTTTATTAACAGGGGGAATTGTTTTATTGGCTTATATTTCAGAATTTATTCTTGCTTGGTATTCAGGAGATCCTTTTGAAAAATTCATTTATTTTTCTGTAGAAGCATCTAAAGGTCCATTTTGGTGGGCTTTTTGGGCTTTGATTATTTGCAATGTTATGATTCCTCAATTTTTATGGATTAAATCTGTACGAAGAAGTTTTTTTTGGTCTTATTTTATAGCTATTATTATAAATATTGGAATGTGGTTTGAAAGATTTGATATTATTGTTCTAAATCTTAGTCATGATTATCTTCCTTCTTCTTGGACTGGTTTTGTCCCTTCATTTGTAGATGTCGGTATTTTTATAGGAACTATTGGCTTATTTTTTATCCTTTATTTATTATATATACGTGTTTTTCCTGTGATTTCACAATCGGAATTAAAAACAATATTAAAATCAGATCATGATAAAAAATAA
- a CDS encoding 4Fe-4S dicluster domain-containing protein produces the protein MKSNKKGKIFEYNPIKNLLKGETSRRDFLKWVGFSTASVTLAACKGPVIKSIPYVVKPDNITPGIPNYYASTMIDSFDIGSVLVKTREGRPIKIEPNSYSEYFNTTSARIQSSLLSLYDEERLKNPFLKGKESTWNKIDNYVIWHLKHLSQTKKDIIFLSHSFPSFSTKKLIQDFKKKYPNTKWITYDPISYSKALDASKEIFGIRGFPVFNLNKSELIISFDADFLGDWSPENMAKSYVQNRTPQKNMMQHIQIESNMTITGANADIRLAKKPSDIKKMLFEIFQKIFFGKNSNDKNVDKIVSLINKMGSKSVIFADGDQESYELSFLINKKINSHALQKNSFFFSKESNDDEFENFLKNLKIGNIGGLFIHNVNPIYSLPLSIHEKVKKFIKKIPLTVSFSMNKDETNEVMDVLAPIPHWLESWGDTYPVSNIYTLIQPTVQRIFNTRQFQDSLIIWGGMKEKNFYEYLKKTWIKNIVPKSNVSSFNEALFLGVVKIINHNAISNNYSNNNKIQEYEKKIGNKKIEKNFELRLYTKISMGDGSQHNNPWLQELPDPITRSTWDNYLTISYFDANKMGLRNWNSGDGSLNGNCVDLIQNDKTVIQNIPVLIQPGQAIGSIGLAFGYGQKKGKLSKIVNGKNAYRIYENFLNIQNNIQIKKVDKIHKFACVQLHHTTVGRNLVRETDLDKFLNTPREIWNEEEKILTHKGMISLERISIWSQNYKKNNKSKEKKNGHHFNLSIDLNACIGCGACIIACHSENNVPIVGKEEIEKSRDMHWLRIDRYYFSDQEKNNNEENIYKNPKVSFQPIMCQHCDHAPCETVCPVGATTHGKQGQNMMVYNRCVGTRYCANNCPYKVRRFNWFNYVNNQKFDFNMNNSLGKMVLNPDVVVRTRGVMEKCSLCIQRTQYVIGVAKKENREIKDKEFETACSISCPTKAITFGDTNDSTSLISKKIKNPRSYKLLDFIGVRPNVSYQLKIRNKKNEIDKMK, from the coding sequence ATGAAATCAAACAAAAAAGGAAAAATATTTGAATATAATCCCATCAAAAATCTACTTAAAGGAGAAACATCCAGACGTGATTTTCTTAAATGGGTGGGTTTTAGTACAGCTTCAGTCACTTTAGCCGCTTGTAAAGGCCCAGTAATTAAATCGATTCCTTATGTGGTCAAACCAGATAATATCACTCCAGGAATTCCGAATTATTATGCATCAACTATGATCGACTCTTTTGATATAGGAAGTGTTTTGGTTAAAACAAGAGAAGGTCGTCCTATAAAAATAGAACCCAATTCTTATTCTGAATATTTTAATACAACTTCTGCAAGAATACAATCTTCTTTGTTATCTCTTTATGATGAAGAAAGATTAAAAAATCCTTTTTTAAAAGGCAAAGAAAGTACTTGGAATAAAATAGATAATTATGTGATTTGGCATTTAAAGCATTTATCTCAAACAAAAAAAGATATAATTTTTCTTTCTCATTCTTTTCCAAGTTTTTCCACAAAAAAATTGATTCAGGATTTTAAGAAAAAATATCCTAATACTAAATGGATAACTTATGATCCTATTTCATATTCTAAAGCTCTAGATGCGTCAAAAGAAATATTTGGAATCCGCGGTTTTCCTGTCTTTAATTTGAATAAATCAGAATTAATAATTTCGTTTGATGCTGATTTTTTAGGAGATTGGAGTCCAGAAAATATGGCTAAATCTTATGTTCAAAATAGAACACCTCAAAAAAATATGATGCAACATATTCAAATAGAAAGCAACATGACAATAACTGGAGCAAATGCAGATATTCGTTTGGCTAAAAAGCCTTCTGATATAAAAAAAATGTTATTTGAAATTTTTCAAAAAATTTTTTTTGGAAAAAATTCTAATGATAAAAATGTGGACAAAATAGTTTCATTGATAAATAAAATGGGGTCTAAAAGCGTTATTTTTGCCGATGGAGATCAAGAATCTTATGAATTATCTTTTTTGATTAATAAGAAAATTAATAGTCATGCATTACAAAAAAATAGTTTTTTTTTCTCAAAAGAAAGTAATGATGATGAATTCGAAAATTTTTTAAAAAATTTAAAGATAGGAAATATTGGAGGTTTATTTATTCATAATGTAAATCCTATTTATAGTCTTCCATTATCTATTCATGAAAAAGTAAAAAAGTTTATAAAAAAAATACCTTTAACAGTTTCTTTTTCTATGAATAAAGACGAAACCAATGAAGTGATGGATGTGTTAGCTCCTATTCCTCATTGGTTAGAAAGTTGGGGAGATACTTATCCTGTAAGTAATATTTATACATTAATTCAACCTACTGTTCAACGTATTTTTAACACAAGACAATTTCAGGATTCTTTAATTATTTGGGGGGGGATGAAAGAAAAAAATTTTTATGAATATTTAAAGAAAACTTGGATAAAAAATATTGTACCTAAATCTAATGTTTCTTCTTTTAATGAAGCTTTATTTCTCGGGGTAGTAAAAATTATAAATCATAATGCAATTTCAAATAATTATTCGAATAACAATAAGATACAAGAATATGAAAAAAAAATAGGAAATAAAAAAATAGAAAAAAACTTTGAACTCAGATTATACACAAAAATTAGTATGGGTGATGGTTCTCAACATAATAATCCTTGGTTACAAGAACTTCCAGACCCGATTACACGTAGTACATGGGATAATTATTTAACTATATCATATTTTGATGCAAATAAAATGGGATTAAGGAATTGGAACTCAGGAGATGGTTCTTTAAATGGAAACTGTGTAGATTTAATTCAAAACGATAAAACGGTCATTCAAAATATTCCTGTTTTGATTCAACCTGGACAGGCTATAGGATCCATAGGGTTAGCTTTTGGTTATGGTCAAAAAAAAGGAAAATTATCTAAAATTGTTAACGGAAAAAATGCTTATAGAATTTATGAAAATTTTTTGAATATACAAAATAATATACAGATAAAAAAAGTAGATAAAATACATAAATTTGCTTGTGTACAACTACATCACACAACGGTAGGAAGAAATTTAGTAAGAGAAACAGATTTAGATAAATTTTTAAACACACCCAGAGAAATTTGGAATGAAGAAGAGAAAATTTTAACTCATAAAGGAATGATTTCTTTGGAAAGAATATCTATTTGGAGCCAAAATTACAAAAAAAATAATAAAAGTAAAGAAAAAAAGAATGGACATCATTTTAATTTATCTATAGATTTAAATGCTTGTATTGGATGTGGAGCTTGCATAATAGCATGTCATTCTGAAAATAATGTTCCTATTGTTGGAAAAGAGGAAATAGAAAAATCTAGAGATATGCATTGGTTACGTATAGATAGATATTATTTTTCGGATCAAGAAAAGAACAATAATGAAGAAAACATTTATAAAAATCCAAAAGTATCTTTTCAACCTATCATGTGTCAACATTGTGATCATGCTCCTTGTGAGACTGTATGTCCAGTTGGAGCGACTACTCATGGGAAACAAGGTCAGAATATGATGGTTTATAATCGTTGTGTGGGGACTCGTTATTGTGCAAATAACTGTCCTTATAAAGTTAGACGATTTAACTGGTTTAATTATGTTAATAATCAAAAATTTGATTTTAATATGAATAATTCTTTAGGAAAGATGGTTTTAAATCCAGATGTCGTAGTTAGAACTAGAGGTGTAATGGAAAAATGTTCTTTATGTATACAAAGAACACAGTACGTTATAGGAGTAGCAAAAAAAGAAAATAGAGAAATTAAAGATAAAGAATTTGAAACTGCTTGCAGTATTTCTTGTCCTACCAAAGCTATAACTTTTGGAGACACGAATGATTCTACAAGTCTTATTTCTAAGAAAATAAAAAATCCTAGATCTTATAAATTATTAGATTTTATAGGAGTCAGACCCAATGTATCTTATCAATTGAAAATTAGGAATAAAAAAAATGAAATAGATAAAATGAAATAG